The following are encoded together in the Deinococcus soli (ex Cha et al. 2016) genome:
- a CDS encoding 3-oxoacyl-ACP synthase III family protein, giving the protein MNPPDTILGVRLLATAHALPARRVPTAEVARLCHVPEAIALKRSGVHERRWLSGQETALTLGTQAAHEALNRAHLNVNDVDVLLNASGSQLQPIPDGAALYARELGLTGAATYSLHGTCLSFLLALQHAALLIHTHQARHVLIISSEGGSVGLNPRQPESTLLIGDGAAAILLGPPTRPGQGLHATRIETHPAGADHTRITGGGTLRHPNHPAAAPTDFTFDMQGLQVLKLASRVVPPFLERLRPGLSSGLPGITRVIPHQASQAGLDLLCRYNWPEEQVEVTLRTLGNVIAASLPLTLHQAVEAGRLKEGDTALLVGTGAGLIAGGVIWEL; this is encoded by the coding sequence ATGAACCCACCCGACACCATCCTCGGCGTGCGCCTCCTCGCCACCGCACACGCCCTCCCCGCACGCCGCGTCCCCACCGCCGAGGTCGCCCGCCTGTGCCACGTCCCCGAAGCGATCGCCCTGAAACGCAGCGGCGTCCACGAACGACGCTGGCTCTCTGGGCAGGAAACCGCCCTGACCCTCGGCACGCAGGCCGCCCACGAAGCCCTGAACCGCGCGCACCTGAACGTCAACGACGTGGACGTCCTCCTGAACGCCAGCGGCAGCCAGCTGCAACCCATCCCCGACGGCGCCGCCCTCTACGCCCGCGAACTCGGCCTCACCGGCGCCGCCACGTACTCCCTGCACGGCACCTGCCTCAGCTTCCTCCTCGCCCTCCAGCACGCCGCCCTCCTCATCCACACCCATCAGGCCCGGCACGTCCTCATCATCAGCAGCGAAGGCGGCAGCGTCGGCCTCAACCCCAGACAACCCGAAAGCACCCTCCTGATCGGCGACGGCGCCGCCGCCATCCTCCTCGGCCCACCCACCCGCCCCGGCCAGGGCCTGCACGCCACGCGCATCGAAACGCACCCCGCCGGAGCCGACCACACCCGCATCACCGGCGGCGGCACCCTCCGCCACCCCAACCACCCAGCCGCCGCCCCCACCGACTTCACCTTCGACATGCAGGGCCTCCAGGTCCTCAAACTCGCCAGCCGCGTCGTCCCCCCCTTCCTCGAACGCCTCCGCCCCGGCCTCAGCAGCGGCCTGCCCGGCATCACCCGCGTCATCCCACACCAAGCCAGCCAGGCGGGCCTCGACCTGCTGTGCCGCTACAACTGGCCCGAGGAACAGGTCGAGGTCACCCTCCGCACCCTGGGCAACGTCATCGCCGCCAGCCTCCCCCTCACGCTGCATCAGGCGGTCGAGGCGGGGCGGCTGAAGGAGGGCGACACCGCGCTGCTCGTGGGGACCGGGGCGGGGTTGATCGCGGGTGGGGTGATCTGGGAGTTGTAA